GTCTTGGCAATCGCAGGCCTGTGGTCTCTTTCTATCGCAGAAGGAGTCGCAATCGTTTTCGCAGCAGCAACGTTGTACGCCCTCGGAAAAACCTTCTTTTGGCCGACCATGCTCGGTATTGTCTCGGAGCAAACACCTCGAGGCGGCGCCTTGACCCTGAATGCGATTTCAGGAATCGGAATGCTGGCTGTCGGCACCCTCGGCTTTCCCCTCATCGGCGCGCTTCAAACCGACAAAGAATTCGAGGCGGTTAAACCGTACATCCAAAACGTCAAAGAGGGCGATGTACTGACCGAAAAACGCATCTACGAGATTATCAAATACAAAACTCTGGATTTAGAAAAAGTTGATGAGTTGGTAGTCAGCAAGGCACCCGATGCAGATCGAGCCAAGCTCAAAGAAGAAATCGAAAAGGCCAGCGCTGGAAGTGGACAAAAAGCACTTGCCAGCATGGTGATTTTTCCGCTGATCATGTTGTTCTGCTACATCCTGATTTGGTTCTACTTCAAATCAAAGGGGGGCTATAAGCCAGTGTCCCTCAGCGACGGACATTAATGAAGAGTCTGCCCGATTCATTCGTTTCCAATCTGGAAAGCTTGAAAAAGGCTGGCACCTTTCATCAACTCAAGGGACTCCCATGCGGAGTCCCTTTTTTTTTCTGACCACCAAATTCAGTTATGAGAACTCATCTTTTGAAAGCACCCGACTGTCACTCGCAATGTGACCCATTGGGGTGAGTGTTTTGTGCCGTTCCAACCAACTGCAATTCGCTCGGCTTCACGCTCGATCGCATGACACTCCGTTCGGATGCAATGATTCTGACAGAAATGGCAATCATGCTCCCTATCGCTAGCACTCTACTTCAAATCGGTGGAGGGTGATCAACCAAGCTCGATCGAGCAAGAAGATGCTCAAACATCAACAGCAGTGGCAAACAAGATGCCCCTAAGCCATCCCCACGGAGAGCGACTTTTTTTGCGTCCCTTTCCCCGGCTAAGTTTGCGCCCATTTTTTTCGATCCGGCCAAGTTGGTCCCCGACTCGATGAATTGCCACCGTAATTGATCGCTTCGGCCGTCCAGCGGACGCTATCAATGCTGAGACATCACTCCAGGCCGTCTTGACGTCTCGGTCTCTCTCCAATTACCATCCCCCGCCAATTTGTCGTGAATCAAGGACATTGAATCACGACGGAACACACTGACAACCACATTCCACCACCAAGGAACCGACCCATCATTGGGCGATTAATACGATTCTGTTGGTCAATTCTTTCGTGGCTAGCGCTCATCGGGCTTGCCGCTGCAGTTCTTGGTGCGCTGTACCTCTACCACTATGGCGAAGATGAGCTGCGAGCCCATTTGCTCAAAAAGCTCAACGATCACTACCCTGGCATGTCGATCAGCATCGGCTCCACGGAACTGATTTCCAATCAGGGCATTCTGATCCGCAAGTTTTCCATCTCGCAGCCGCATCCTGATTCGGGTGAGCTATCCTCTTTGATTTTTGTCGATCAGATCAAGGTTCAATGCGACCCGGCATTGGATGACCTATTACAAGGTCGTATTAGCGTCCAGAACGTCACCGTCGACGGCTTGTCAGCGCAGTTAATTCGTGAGCGAGACCAAAGCTGGAATCTCTCCAAGCTTTTGCCGCTACCGCGTTTCAATCCTGAACAGATTAAACTGCCGACGTTGACAATCGTGAATGGCACCATCGAAGTCACCGATCTTTCACGGTCGCAACCCACGATCAAATGCGAAAACGTCGATTTACAGGTGAACCTCACTCGAGTGTTGGATGATCTGCAACAGCCCACCGAACATGTGATTGCGATGTTCTCGGGTAAGTTGGCGACTCCATTTTGTCGTCATATCGAGCTTGAAGGTGCGGCAACAACCGCGCATGGAGGTTGGCAAGTTTCGGGCAACATGCAGGAAATCGAATGGTCACCGGAACTGGCGACCACCTTACCATTCGCTATGAGCGAGGAAATCCAATCCGGGCTGCGAGCCGAGGCTCAGGTTACCTTTCATGTATCGAGAGCATCTGCAAACGCGCCGCCCCAATTTGAGCTTGACGGGATTGTGACACAAGGCCAATGGCATCCACCTCGTCTCCCCCAACCGGTTACCAACGTGACGGGGGAATTTCAAGTCAACAATCAAGGCGTGGTCGTTCGTCGACTGTCAGCAAGTTTAGGTGAAGGTCGGATTCGGACCGAACTGCACATTAACGGATTCGACTTCCAACACCCCTATGCATTTTCGTTAACAGCAAAAGAATTCCCGGTGACACGACGATTAATCGAAGCGTTACCCCAATCACTTCAAGCAACGTGGGAGAAATATCAGCCAATTGGAACGGTGAGTGGCCAAATCCAGATCACCCACGACGGCCGCACCACGGATTATGATGCGGACGTAACATGCCACAACCTCAAGCTGACTCATTACAAATACCGATATCCGATCACTAATTGCCAAGGCCATGCGAAATTTCGTGATGGCGTTTTCGGTTTCAATCTCGAAGGGCTCGCCGGAACAACTCCCATTACAATTAATGGATCGATGCGTAATCCGGGACCGCAATCGCTTGGCTATTGCGAAATCAGCACGCGAGGCTGGAAACCGATTGACGACATGTTGATTCGAGCGCTGCCCCCCAAAGCGCAACAATTCGCCCACAAGTTACAGCTGAGAGGCAATGTGGGCTTTTGGATTCGCTTGGAGCGGGAAGACCCCTCGCTGCCGGCCCCCAAACCTCATTTAATCGTGGCGCTCAATGAGGGCTGGATCAACTATGAGATGTTTCCTTATCCGATCAGTGACATTCGCGGTCGCATTGTTCTTAAGAATGGGAACTGGAAAATCGAGGAAGAATTCAAAGGCTGGAACGACGGATGTGAAATTCGATGCCAAGGCGGTTGGGACGCCGCTTTGACCGACCGACCGCTTAAGCTCGATTTTTTCGCAAACAATGTCACACTTGACAACGAGCTCAAACGAGCCTTGCGGCCCAACGCTCAACAAGTCTGGGACGGCCTCCGACCGCATGGAGCACTGGAAGAGCTCAAAATCCAACTACGAATGTCGGATCGTTCCCCTGACATTTCTCTCGACATCAACGCGTTACAACGTTCGACAAAGAATCGCCCCGAGCA
The sequence above is drawn from the Pirellulaceae bacterium genome and encodes:
- a CDS encoding AsmA-like C-terminal region-containing protein, which gives rise to MSISIGSTELISNQGILIRKFSISQPHPDSGELSSLIFVDQIKVQCDPALDDLLQGRISVQNVTVDGLSAQLIRERDQSWNLSKLLPLPRFNPEQIKLPTLTIVNGTIEVTDLSRSQPTIKCENVDLQVNLTRVLDDLQQPTEHVIAMFSGKLATPFCRHIELEGAATTAHGGWQVSGNMQEIEWSPELATTLPFAMSEEIQSGLRAEAQVTFHVSRASANAPPQFELDGIVTQGQWHPPRLPQPVTNVTGEFQVNNQGVVVRRLSASLGEGRIRTELHINGFDFQHPYAFSLTAKEFPVTRRLIEALPQSLQATWEKYQPIGTVSGQIQITHDGRTTDYDADVTCHNLKLTHYKYRYPITNCQGHAKFRDGVFGFNLEGLAGTTPITINGSMRNPGPQSLGYCEISTRGWKPIDDMLIRALPPKAQQFAHKLQLRGNVGFWIRLEREDPSLPAPKPHLIVALNEGWINYEMFPYPISDIRGRIVLKNGNWKIEEEFKGWNDGCEIRCQGGWDAALTDRPLKLDFFANNVTLDNELKRALRPNAQQVWDGLRPHGALEELKIQLRMSDRSPDISLDINALQRSTKNRPEQRQELAIQPTWFPYRMGDVSGLAHWRDGELTVQRLVAKHNDTTLRANLSGTTSATGAWQINLTDVAVDNLQLDNDLTHALPKRASSAINQIGANGLFAIHGAVIFAKKHGDAPLESSWDVALQLEQASLHAGQPLTNIFGEINLRGSGLGQQFWSRGVVNIDSMLCRNIQLTELQGPIWLDSTRLAIGRRVPPADRQAPSQPLLAKLYGGRIAADLEVTLAEHANFATRIQINSADVATMGRDLQIGSGNLSGKAFAELVMTGSTRGKHTFNGQGSLQLRDANMYELPIVLAVLSRMSSGKSDNTAFTNSDIAYRISNGYVYFDRFDLSGDAITLKGIGEMSLERKLNLDFYSIVGREQLWSPIVRPFLGEASRQFLQIHVDGTLDNPVTRQEVLPGLNETLQQLFPEQIAPTQESRTSASPSILGRWK